In Oncorhynchus tshawytscha isolate Ot180627B linkage group LG01, Otsh_v2.0, whole genome shotgun sequence, the genomic stretch TGCGTCATCTCAGtagtactgtatacagtatagccAGTTGAACTGAAAATATGTCACACTTTTGTATTGTTATCCTGTGTTTTAGTTAGATTTGTTTAGTCAAACTGTCTGTGCATgtatctttctctgtgtgtcagcCTACAGACACGGGCTAGCACTAAGACCCTGCGGCAGATCCTTGAGGAAGCCAACTCCTTGCTCAGAATGTTCTGGAGGGCAGCCCTGCACAGTTGTGGGGGTACCCTCAGAGCACCAAGGTCAGAAACATATACTCTTTAAAAAGCATTCATAAAGCATTCATAATGCCTTAATATGCATGACATACAGAGACAATGGGTCACTCTTTGTGTTTGCTTGTAAGAGTTACATTAAAGGGAATTGCTTTCGCTGTTAGCGTGTTATGTGTGTGAAGTTACTGATCATTGTTTAGAGTTTGTATGCTTTAGTGGTGACTTTGTTAATACATGTCACGTCACTCCAGGTGCAATCAGTGTAACCTCACTGCTCTTTACAGGTGTGTGTAGATGTTTGATATGTGACGGTGTTAATACTTTTGTCACGTCACTCCAGGTGGAATCAGAGAGGGGTCACACTCACTGCTCTTTACAGGTGTGTGTAGATGTTTGAAATGTGACGGTGTATTTTTtgactatctgtgtgtgtctaggAGCTGTCTCTAaaggcctagcccaaaccattaaaaacagacccagaccattattcctcatccaccaaactttacagttggcactatgcattggggcagatagcgttctcctggcatccgccaaatctAGATTCGTCCAtccgactgccagatggtgaagtgtgattcaccactcgagagaatgtgtttccactgctccacagtccaatggggGCGAGCTTTACATCATTCCAGTCAACACTTGGAATTGCGCATAGTGATCAtaagcttgtgtgtggctgctcagccatggaaacccatttcatgaagctcctgatgaacagttattgtgctgatgtagctttcagaggtagtttggaactcggtagtgagtcttgcaaccgaggacagactatttttacacgctccagcactcggcggtcctgttctgtgagcttgggtggcctaccacttagcggctgagccgttgttgctcctagacgtttccatttcacaataacagcacttacagttgactaggacagctctagcagggtagaaatttgacgaaattacttgttagaaaggtggcattctatgaaggtgccacgttgaaagtgaatgagctcttcagtaaggccattctactgccaatgtttgtctatggaaactGCATGACTGTGTTCGATTTTAAACACCTATTAGCAtaaggtgtggctgaaatagccaaatccagataagataagtattcaatcccctgagtcaatacatgttataatcacctttggcagcgattacagctttctGGTAAGTCTCTAAGCTTTGCACACCCGGATCTTCCAATATTTGcaatatttattattttaaaaatccttcaagctctgtcatgttggttgttgatcattgctaggcagccattttcaagtcttgccatagattgtcaagctgatttaggtcaaaactgtaactaggtcactcaggaaccttcaatgttgtcttggcaagcaactccagtgtatatttggccttctgtattaggttattgtcctgctgaaaggtgaatttgtctgttggaaagcagtgtctgttggaaagcagactaaccAGCTTTCCCTCTAgaattttgcttgtgcttagctctattctatttatttttataataaaATACTCCCTAGtctttgccaatgacaagcatacccataacatgcagCCACCACCGTGCTGGAAAATATGAAGAGCTTGTGTGTTGTGTtcgattttccccaaacataatgctttgtattcaggatataaagtacatttctttgccacttttgttgcagttttactttagtgccttattgcaaacaggatgcatgttttggaatattttttattctgtacaggcttgtttcttttcactctgtcatttaggttagtattgtggagtaactacaatgttgttgatccatcacagccagtaaactctgtaactgttttaatgtcaccattggcctcatggcaactgatttaggaaggatgcctgtgtctttgtagtgactgggtgttacGTTCCCACAAGACAAACTCAATATGTCGCTCACAAACAATGAAAATCTCTTTGATAACCAAAACAAAACCGAAAGGGGTTCTGAAAGGCaccgttttccacattttgttacgttacagcctttttcatCAACtagccaataccatccctacgatgaagcatggtggaggcagcatcatgccgtggggatgtttttcagttgcacgaaatgggagactagtcaggatcgagggaaagatgaacagagcaagtacagagagatccttgataaaaacctgctccagagagctcaggacctcagacaggtggcgaaggttcacctttcaacaggacaaggaccctaagcacacagccaagacaacgcaggagtggctttgggacaagtgtctgaatgtcctttagtggcccagccagagcccggaattgaactcgatcgaacagctctggagagacctaaaaatagcagtgcagcgacactccccatccaacctgacaaagcttaagaggatctgtaggataagaatgggagaaactccccaaatacaggtgtgccaagcttgtagcgtcatacccatgaagacttgaggctgtaatcgctgccaaaggtgcttcaacaaaatacagagtaaagggtctgaatacttatgtaaatgagatatttcaggggttttttgcaaacatttctaaaacactgtttttgctttatggggtattgtgtttagattgatgagggggaaaaaacaatttaatcaatttaggAATAAGTCGTAACGTTcaaaaagtgtggaaaaagtcaaggggtttgaatactttccgaatgcactgtaagtcagTGATTGAGCACCAGTGGACACTCCTcaaaggagaaaggggaggaccatcctcctcagtgagtttcataaaaataaaaatgttctaacatttaaaaagtaataatttttatataaaactatactaaatattcatgtcaccaaataattgattagaCTTACTTACATGGTAATTATGACAGCTTACGgtggacatcctccaacctatcagagctcttgaagCATGACTCTTGAAGCATGGCTCTtgaaactgacatgttgtccaaccaatcaaaggatcagataatgtatctagtactgaaagcattgtagcactgcagtgcatacaatgtggtgagcagttgactaaaagagagagaaagacaatagttaaagtttttaacaaattaattgcTTCCAAAacaaggagaagcaagagagagatagagatgtcatctttttttcagtttcacttacttagcaagCGAATGCAGCTagatagtttagcctactcaaacacacgTGTCTCAGATAGATATCAAAAAGAATATCCAACACTGGAAGTCAAGGTACGTttttggttttacaaatgtattgccaccgtGGCCTGGCattgtaactgctaaactgtactgcatgattgtagcgggtttactaacacgttagtacAAGTAGCTATGTTGCctatgtcgtgtctttggctatgccagattaagtgatatgacatgctattctataaaataatttctccgtaattaataatacctgattgagctaatcatataaatgtaattaactagagagtcggggcaccacgaaagaatatttatagagctgttatcttccgaataaactcttaaaaacctagtaatattttacatcaatagcagtcaatattaatcgtcatcttaattcagtctaatctgaaagttgtaaattcttggttatctgcacgaaccctggctaacaagttgaatcagcaatacaaaattgggtttaattatttatttactaaatacctaactaatcacacagaattacatatacacgtAATTAatcaacttgattacaaatgacgtcataaaggaaaacgtccctagcgggcggaacagatatgacagcttgttacacaaaagaaaaggggctgggtttgagtgaaagagcgggaagactgaggaacaaagggcgaagctgtgctatcgtaaatacagtatcttatgcattctaaattaccgcccatttggaaaaggaaaatgcaataaatatttactctgagctgcgcttcggtaggttggtggtagatggaaggccgtgttgccaaaccgagtcctttgtcctttgaagaatgtctcctGGTGGTCTATTGAATacattgtagtaacgtcgttgtgtgatagacggatactctgtctgttccttcctaaccctcgtttgtagttgctgttgctaactcaacggctaggaggtatcacttctgtagtgaataacagtttaaagttcataccattcgcaaccaaagctcacgctgatgttggcttcgttctgtagttattatctgaactaTTCTGACATCAGACCGtcatcctcacatcctcggaacaggaggttatattgtcgtcaaggctttatataggaagggagaagagggcgtgtttgaaaagttttatagcccatgtcccttcacagggccactgattgagcagagccctaccttatgaaaacccaaatctcacattttagaagctaaaatcacatttcatcccatcacgaataatttcatattcaaacatttaaattgaacaacaattccatgtgaatccgataactctgatgtgtagactttccactgtagagtttatgtcatcttatcattgatgagaatgtctcagaagacaaccgaactgacatcctattcattaagtaccaccacatatgttcaattggtcagattaccagaatatagttcatttccccccaccttctgatgttccaaGAATCCCtttgttaaccaagggttttgcaaatgtaacatcagtagggtagagagcggaaaaaggggggaagaggtatttatgactgtcataaacctacccccaggccaacgtcatgacacctatgaagttagctaatatggtgacaacaatgtgtGTAGCGTTTAGCGGTTATGATataaaggtttggcttggaaaggtttcttagcctggtcacagacagctgatatgttgtgcactgaagttaataagtgaagggaaaaggtgagaggatgagagcgcatagatgcgagAGGGACTTTACAATGAgtaaagtgatcatgctgtttgtatgtggctgctatgaaagtgaactgtttgcGCGTTATCatgattctgttgaaaaagttTCTTAAACAGAAACAAACGGAACGAAACGTGGATAAACATATCTGaaattgtccaatagaaactcttgtttgtaattattggactaatgattacaccctagatcagctagatgcacgcaagagtgtgcaaggcggtattgaatgtgtcattgtcaccttgattactcaaatgtttctctcgacctgtgcacctaagTTGTAAACTTtcaattcataggctaggttgtaacaacctcatgatggttatcgggaaaatttgagtatcatgtagtagcctaaacctattgatgttagattgagctgggtgaatggactatgaatgacagtcatccaacatgctgtaatagaaataaggccattctCATTAAAAAAATTGTcatccctcatcttaaatgaCACTGACCACCACTGGTATCAAGATAAGGTGACTCATTTAGAAGCATTTGATTTTGCAATCACATTTATTATTTTGGATTTGTGTGCCCATGATAACTGTTTTCAACCCATAACATAAGGAGACATGAAATGTTACGCAGGCATATTTCTGAGATCTCTATACAAAAACACTGTCCAACAGCTAGATCCAAGATTCTTACAGAGTTCAAGTTCGATGTCTAATTTAACTGATTACTTAACTATAACTTACTCTTTTTTCATGATGGGAAAAACATAACATGCTCCACCAAAGGCTTTTGAAAAAAAATGGGTGTTAGATGATACTAGCAGCCTTTTTATATCAGTTTCCCTTTTAGAAGACCATGGAGCTCATGGAGCTCACACTTGTGAGTGCATTTGATGGCAAGTTTTGTTTTTGCAATTTAGAAATAGGGAATTACTTTTAAAACAATACACAATCTAACTGTCATGTAGGCTATATCTCCTTGAAATATATCTGTGAAACTAACCTAGTATAAAAACCCTGCCTAACATCAACTAATTTCAGCTCAAGGGTAGCCTACATTTTCAGACCAAAGAGATGCAAAGCACCAGACTTAAGTTCTTTTCTCATTATTCATTCAGTTTAAGCAGCTGTCACAGAAATGTCTTTTCTTTTACATTTTCCTTTCTTTGTCAAGGGTTCTTCAAATAGTCCATTTCTTGACAATAACCCTTAATTCTTTGGCACAAATGTATTTTCTAAACTAGAGCATTCCCAAAGAAAGGACTTTAACCTGACACAAATTGGTTACTGCCACCTATTGGCTTGTTTGAAGATTGCAGCCCATGACACCTTCCATGAAGACAAATTTAGAATGAAAGATGTCCTCCAGTGATTTTGGAAAAGTAATATCCCAAGTataagtacagtaaagtacacacaccAAAAGGTAAAAATAGGTTTTAAGCAAAATAGGGTTTAGacaactgcaaacttcaaggagtagGGCATACAAGGAGTTGGTTGGATGGGAAGTTGTGATGTCACTAGAGGAAAGCCCACCCCCGTGccatgtcatgacttacctggacaACCTATTGAGATTAACCTTTTGTTAATAAGTAATTCAGGTGTTAAATGAgttgaaaaggagactggagtacCACTTTAAACCTAGACTTATTTTCAATACACTTTGTAAAATAAATCAATTTTAAGAACCTCTTTGCTTTAAAAAAACCCATTAAGTGACAAATATCATCAATTAAGACTTTAACAACATTAACATTAAGACATCAACAAAACCACATTGATACTGAAACATGATGCAGCCTGCAACCACTCCCATTACTCCCCATTTGTTTGGGAAGGTCGCCCAGAAGACCGCTTGCATGGTGGTCTACATCACCTTCAGTGGAGGTCTACCCATGACTGAGGTGAACAACCAATATGGGGGCCACTCCCACTCCATACCATCAGCTCTATGAAGGAGAGGACTGAAATCCCCCTTCACTGACGCTAGAGTCAAACTCATTGGCAGCCTGTGACCCGTCCTCATATTCACCCCTCTCTACATTGGAGTTCACCGTCTGTCTGCCCATCTTGTTTTGTCACCAAGGCGGCCATGGTCGGTTGCCAGTGTTAGCCGTCCGATTTGCCCTGAAAGGAAAGACAAATGCACTTTGGTTATGGTTCTGCCTAGTTGACCGTTTGCTACATGAGGGCACTTGAGGGTGGTAGGAACAGAGTACCAAGATAGAAACAAAACAATGCCTTAAAAATGGTATTTAGTAGGTCAATAAGcctacaaaaaaaatatataattcactGTAGAGCAAATGTTGAATATTCACTTCCTCAAACTTCATATTGTGTCCCACACTTGTTTGAAATTGTGAAGTGCATACAAAgattggagggggggggggtgacttACCTCCATTTACTCACTCCTTGGCCTTCTTTTCAGTGTTCTGAAGTTTCTCTATGAGCTTGCGCTCGTGGCCTCCGGGGTTGGGTCGGTTGGTATTGTCGCTGGCTTCCTTCTTTGACCTCCCCTTGCGGCTAGCGCCACCTGGAAACAGTGCGAGTTCACAGTTCAGATTGTGAGACTTTGAAAACAATAACACACCCACTTGCCCCCAATGCAACATTGTAGCAGTCAACATGTGCCACTTGCAACACGTTGAGGAGTTGAGAGTTCTTCATAGATTGAACCTCACCGACCCATAGAAATTGAATGAATCTTCAAATTATTTGTGGCTACCATTATTTGATGGTCATAACTTGATAATTGCATACAAACATAAGAATTACTGATTCTTACTTGTGTATTTTTCTGAAAGGTTGTAGTATTCATATTCGTCGTAGTGTTGTTCTTCAAAGTGGGTTGGCTCAACATTCTTCACGTCTACGAAACTTGCCATAGCGACGCTTCTATTGAACAAATAAAAAGTAACTGAGAAATGACTTTTCGCTGGACAGCAACAAAACAACTTTAGAAAGCAGTTATTTTTCCACGGGTGTTTCTCTTTCTTTCAACTCTGGAAATGAGTGGTTTTCTGCACTTGCCCATGTGTTTAATAAAGCATGGTcgctcctccctttctccttgtTATGAGTCCTTGGCCCTTGCCTGAGTCAGTGAAAGTTGCATGAGTTTTTGGTAAATATTTGATGCCAACTGACTTCCAAGGTCacccatgtttttttatttttatcaggtGCCCTTTATTGATTTAATTTGCTATTCATCTTGTGGTacatgttttctttctttctctctctctattagtAGCCTGTTTGTATTTCTGTAATCTAttcctgtaacggttttccttaggtgaagtagaggcggaccaaaatgcagcgtggttgttattcattgtactttaataaagaaactgtacacgaataatctaacaaaacaacaaacgtgcgaaaacataaaacagtcctatctggtgcaaaacacagagacaggaactatcacccacaaacacacagtgaaacccaggctacctaaatatggttcccaatcagagacaatgactaacacctgcctctgattgagaaccatatcaggccagacatagaaatagacaaacaagacatccaacatagaatgcccactcagatcacaccctgaccaaccaaaacatagaaacatacaaagcaaactattgtcagggtgtgacaattccATTGCACAATTATGCTTAATTTCTTTCTATTGGTCTTCTTCCAATAGTCATTTATTTTACATGGTCAATTAACACATTTCTTAATTCTAAATGCACCTAGTTTCCTTCACCGACATGGTTTATCTGCCCTATCAACCCCTCCCTCCTTGGAGACAAAGATTAGATGAATAATGTTTTTCCTTCAGTCTTATCAACATCTGTGGTTCAAAACTCACACTTCTCACGTTTTCTAACAGACCCCCTTTTCTTTGTTTGTCCTCCATTTGTCTGTCAGGGCTCCATCCAAAGGGTGCTTGAAGGTGAGGTGTGTGAATGTGAGCATGGGGAACCAACTTTTGGTGACAATGCAAAGCTGTTGATAGATTCTGGTTGTTCAGGAGGCATTGAACCCATTTTGATCGCAGTTCTATAGCACCCATGAAatcccattgtgtgtgtgttctcacgtGTGCATTGTTAGTAGAGAGGAAATTAAATGTATGTGGTACTGTACAGCGAatacatgtaggcctacataaaggaatatatatatataaaaatatatatacagtggcttgcgaaagtattcaccccccttggcatttttcctattttgttgccttacaacctggaattaaaatagatttttttggggggtttgtatcatttgacttacacaacatgcctaccactttgaagatggaaaatattttttattgtaaaacTAACAATAAATAAGATAaagaaacagaaaacttgagcgtacaTAACTATTGACCCCCCCCaaattcaatactttgtagagacacctttttcagtaattacagctgcaagtctcttacAGCTTGCCCGTTCtttaaggcaaaactgctccaactccttcaagttgtatgggttctgctggtgtacagcaattttaaagtcataccacagattctcaattgaattctcactattccttcaattctgaccagtccctgctgaagaaaaacatacccacagcatgatgctgccaccactatgcttcactgtggggatggtgtcctTGGGGTGATGgggggtgttgggtttgtgccagacatagcgtttccttgatggccaaaaagctacattttagtctcacctgactagagtaccttcttccatatgtttggggagtctcccacatgccctttggcaaacaccaaatgtgtttgcttatttttttcttcaagcaatggctttttttctggccactcttccgtaaagtccagctctgtggagtgtgcggcttaaagtggtcctatggacagatactacaatctctgctgtggagctttgcagctccttcagggttatctttagtctctttgttgcctctgattaatgccctccttgcctaatccgtgagttttggtgggcagccctctcttgtcaggtttgttgtggtgccatattctttccattttttaataatggatttaatggtgctccgtggtaTGTTCAAcgtacttcttcttcttctctctacttctccacaactttgaccctgacctgtttggagagctccttggtcttcatggtgctgcttgcttggtggtgtcccttgcttGGCGGT encodes the following:
- the nupr1b gene encoding nuclear protein 1; this translates as MASFVDVKNVEPTHFEEQHYDEYEYYNLSEKYTSGASRKGRSKKEASDNTNRPNPGGHERKLIEKLQNTEKKAKE